In one Nicotiana sylvestris chromosome 8, ASM39365v2, whole genome shotgun sequence genomic region, the following are encoded:
- the LOC104221339 gene encoding GATA transcription factor 4-like encodes MDVYGAEVFRIDDLLDFSNDEIFSSSTGSSSNKTTSFDLNHQYHPPHSDNINPAAGSYYNPLIPNCADFTDKLCVPSDDVAELEWLSNFVEDSSNNYPSNSLTGTINLNSNNTSFHSKSRSKRSRATTANTSWASSLQKAHQKPTDEEPNQSPQYNNNNNTMKPKKESSRERSSEMSDIPRKCTHCASEKTPQWRTGPLGPKTLCNACGVRYKSGRLVPEYRPAASPTFVLTQHSNSHRKVMELRRQKEVQQQSQQQGMYGHHFQVC; translated from the exons ATGGATGTGTACGGAGCAGAAGTGTTTAGGATTGATGATCTGCTTGACTTCTCGAATGACGAGATCTTCTCCTCCTCCACCGGCAGTTCCTCTAATAAGACTACCAGCTTTGACCTGAACCATCAATATCATCCGCCTCACTCCGACAACATTAATCCCGCCGCGGGTAGCTATTACAATCCTCTTATTCCCAATTGCGCCGATTTCACCGACAAACTATGCGTTCCT AGCGATGATGTAGCGGAGTTGGAATGGCTATCGAATTTCGTGGAAGACTCATCCAATAATTACCCTTCAAACTCCTTAACAGGAACAATAAACCTCAATTCCAATAACACTTCATTTCACAGCAAATCAAGAAGCAAACGTTCACGTGCAACCACTGCAAATACTAGTTGGGCTTCCTCACTCCAAAAGGCCCACCAAAAGCCCACAGACGAAGAGCCCAATCAAAGTCCacaatacaacaacaataacaacactATGAAGCCCAAAAAAGAGAGCAGCAGAGAAAGGTCATCTGAAATGTCAGATATACCCCGAAAGTGCACACACTGTGCATCAGAGAAAACGCCACAGTGGCGGACTGGGCCATTGGGCCCAAAGACGCTGTGCAATGCTTGTGGAGTTCGATACAAATCGGGCCGGTTGGTCCCTGAATATCGACCCGCTGCGAGCCCAACTTTCGTGCTGACCCAACATTCGAACTCTCACCGGAAAGTTATGGAACTCAGGCGACAAAAAGAGGTTCAACAACAGTCACAACAACAAGGAATGTACGGACATCACTTTCAGGTCTGCTGA